From Oncorhynchus tshawytscha isolate Ot180627B linkage group LG11, Otsh_v2.0, whole genome shotgun sequence, the proteins below share one genomic window:
- the foxa1 gene encoding hepatocyte nuclear factor 3-alpha, whose amino-acid sequence MLGTVKMEGHETPDWSSYYNDAQEVYSPMVNNGMNAGLSSMNNMNSYMSMSTNGNMTSGSFNMSYANPGLGAGLSPGTMTGMPPSASSAMNGMGGGVPLMGTALSPSNMGAMSAQQASMNAMNPYASMSPTMSPMSYTQPNLNRARDNKSFRRSYPHAKPPYSYISLITMAIQQAPSKMLTLSEIYQWIMDLFPYYRQNQQRWQNSIRHSLSFNDCFIKVSRSPDKPGKGSYWALHPDSGNMFENGCYLRRQKRFKCENRKISSSKGDGRKDQSGSGSPSSENTNSKTGNVDSNSLSNQSSSPHSMDHRSSGSASELKSSGPPLHPVASSATSLSSLPLPPHSMAHESHLHLKGDPHYSFNHPFSINNLMSSSEQQHKLDLKAYEQALQYSSYGSSMSSSLPLGSASMVGRAMDPSAIEASYYQGVYSRPVLNTS is encoded by the exons ATGTTGGGTACAGTGAAAATGGAAGGTCACGAAACGCCAGATTGGAGCAGCTATTACAATGACGCACAAGAG GTATATTCGCCCATGGTGAACAACGGCATGAATGCAGGACTGAGTTCCATGAACAATATGAACAGTTACATGAGTATGTCTACTAATGGAAATATGACCTCAGGTTCTTTCAATATGTCTTACGCCAACCCCGGCCTGGGAGCCGGACTAAGCCCCGGGACAATGACAGGGATGCCCCCGAGCGCGTCCAGTGCGATGAACGGAATGGGTGGAGGGGTACCGTTAATGGGCACTGCCCTTAGCCCCTCGAACATGGGCGCGATGTCGGCTCAGCAGGCTTCCATGAACGCTATGAATCCATACGCGAGCATGAGCCCTACTATGAGCCCAATGTCCTATACTCAGCCCAACCTGAACCGAGCAAGGGACAACAAGTCGTTCAGGAGAAGCTACCCACACGCAAAGCCTCCGTATTCATACATATCCCTCATAACCATGGCCATTCAGCAAGCACCAAGCAAGATGCTCACGCTTAGCGAAATCTATCAGTGGATAATGGACCTATTCCCATACTACAGACAGAACCAACAGAGGTGGCAGAACTCTATTCGCCATTCCTTGTCTTTTAATGATTGCTTCATCAAAGTGTCTAGGTCACCGGATAAGCCAGGCAAAGGTTCGTACTGGGCCCTGCACCCAGATTCAGGAAATATGTTCGAGAACGGTTGTTACCTACGCAGACAAAAGCGCTTTAAATGCGAAAATAGAAAGATATCTTCAAGTAAAGGGGACGGAAGGAAAGACCAGTCCGGTTCTGGATCGCCTTCGAGCGAGAACACCAACAGCAAGACTGGGAATGTGGACTCCAACTCCCTCTCCAACCAGTCCTCCAGCCCTCACAGCATGGACCACAGGAGCAGTGGCAGCGCCTCTGAACTAAAGAGCAGCGGGCCACCTCTCCACCCCGTGGCCAGCTCGGCCacgtccctgtcctctctccctttaCCTCCGCACTCGATGGCGCACGAGTCCCATCTGCACCTAAAAGGGGATCCCCATTACTCATTCAACCACCCGTTTTCAATAAATAATTTAATGTCATCCTCAGAGCAACAGCACAAACTGGATTTGAAAGCCTACGAGCAAGCTTTGCAATACTCTTCCTACGGCTCAAGTATGTCTTCCAGTCTACCCCTCGGCAGCGCGTCCATGGTAGGCAGAGCCATGGACCCATCCGCAATAGAGGCGTCATACTATCAAGGTGTGTATTCCAGACCAGTCCTCAACACTTCTTAG